GTATTTTGTTCTGACTGTGACAGTTTAACCAACAAGCTTTGAATGTTTGTCTGAATaatgaactgtttttttttgtatgaaatGGACTTAATCGTGCCATGGTTTGGTTGATCACCAGAGACAGATTCTCAGTGTAGGAGCCGTCCCCTGGACCTGGTCTTTATCATTGACAGTTCTCGCAGCGTGCGTCCTGGTGAGTTTGAGAAGGTGAAGATATTCCTGGCGGACATGGTCGACACGTTGGACGTTGGCTCGGATGCCACCAGAGTGGCTGTGGTCAACTACGCCAGCACGGTCAAGATCGAGTTCCTCCTCAAAAGCCATTTCAACAAACCCGACATGAAGAAAGCCATCTCCCGCATCGAGCCCTTGGCGGCCGGCACCATGACGGGCCTCGCCATCAAGACCGCAGTGAATGAAGCCTTCACCGAGGAGTCTGGAGCCCGGCCTCGCTCCAGGAAAATCACCAAAGTGGCCATCATTGTGACAGACGGGAGACCCCAGGACCAGGTGGAGGAGGTGTCTGCTGCAGCTCGGGCTTCAGGCATCGAGATCTACGCTGTAGGGGTGGACCGAGCTGACATGCGCTCCCTGCAGCTGATGGCCAGCATCCCTCTGGAGGACCACGTCTTCTATGTGGAGACCTACGGCGTTATCGAGAAGCTCACCTCAAAGTTCAGGGAGACACTGTGCGGTAGGACAAAGAGACCCGTGAGACCTTTTTTCCAGCATTAACCCTGGTTCTAGTTCCTCTGTAAGGGGCACCTACAGTCTACAGGGGGTTTTGTTGcagattatggatcatttaCTGTGTTATTGGTGAATTTAAATTCATGAGGAAAAATACCAGATCCTCTCAACCCCCACATGGACTGCAGATGTCGGCACTAGAACCTGCTTGTAGTTGCCAAGTTAAACCAAAGTATTTGGGCTGTGCAGCCCTAAACTTTCAGCTTCtttttaagcaaaaaaatgTACATGGTGATTGTTAGTAATTTGTTTTTGCCTTCAAAGCATCATTATGTTGATTGCTTTGAATTGATCCCTTTTTATTTGAATTGATTTAAACGCACAGTAGAACCTCATTTTTTCAAACCAATTTGGAAAAGACAGCATCCAAACTAATGCAATTATGACCGAAATACACTTAAATATGGACACGTACGTAGACtttattctttatatgttatatattctTTCTTCTGAAATAAAACAACCTACATATAATACACTTGTCTACAtgcatagaattccaaaaaagCACTCTTTGTTGCTGGtgaaatgtgtgaaaatgtCAATAATCCGAGGCAATTCACTGATCACAATAATTTATTTGAATGGCTTGATTTTGATTCACTACTGTACAAGAACTTCAAAGATTTGGACAAATGAGTTTCTCCTGTAAAGTTTTTTTCCCACATGTTActgtctgatgttttttttgtcccccTGGTACTTATGAAATAATTTGACCATGTAACTGTCATTACTGTTGAACTTCAGGGTTCTGTGATTTTACCTGTGTTGTCCAACACACAGTGAAGCTTAGCAGTTCGCAAATGACCTTGGCTGAGATGTGGTGAAGGTGTATGAACGGATCAAGTTTTCCACCACAAGCGACATGTGGTCaagtacaaacacacaagaaaagCTTGCAAATAGAATTTTTTGAACTCATACAAGCAAAATATATATCAGAAATTGAAACAGAAATAGCTGATTTTACTCCTTTTGTCAACATTAGAAAGAGATGCTAATAACCATCAACTGATTTAGTGGATTTTTGCAGCCACCTTACTTACTTATCACAAACTGCCTACCTTTAGTTTACTGTATGCTTGCACATGAAACTGTACCTATGCTGCCATCTTGACAGCGCCATCCCTTAACCCCGGCTTATTGCAGGTCTGGACCCCTGTGCCATGGGACATGACTGCGAACACATATGTGTCAACAGCAATGCCTCTTATTACTGCAAGTGCCGGAATGATTATATCTTGAATGCGGACAAGAAAACATGTTCCCTGAAACGTAAGAACATAATGTGTGGATTACTGCAGCAAATGTGACTTTTTACTCTGATATTAATGCTGCTAAAAGTATGTATAAAAGCTTTCAAGGCAATATGCTTGGCCTATAAGCAGGGCTTCACAACATCGCAACCAACTGGTGCATAATTCCTGACTATAAAATTCACTGTTGGCTGTAGCATTTGTTGGACAATTATCGGGTAATATTATAGAATTGATTCACTAGTCTTGCATTATTGTTGTGGCAAAATGGCAATGGTAAATTAATATTGTAGAATATTTTGGAAAGTGTACGTTCAAGCTTTGGTTTGTTCTTGAACAACAGCCCAGTTGGAAAAAAGTCGAGTGGGTGGCAATGTGTGTGCTTTTCCACTCTACATGATCTGTTACACTGATGGGAAATTTGCTTTCTCCCGGCGAAGAGATGAAggcggtggtggtggaggaTCCCTGTAAATGTGAAGCCAGACTGGCTTTCCAGAAGCAGACACAGGCTGCCATCCAGCAGCTCACAGCCAAGCATATCCTTCCTGTTATTTCAGa
This genomic window from Perca flavescens isolate YP-PL-M2 chromosome 18, PFLA_1.0, whole genome shotgun sequence contains:
- the matn3a gene encoding matrilin-3a, whose translation is MQIMMKSFLWSLLFCASLMLSDVLATYQLSAGDPQLIAAQSYAQTRNNGRPPFRTLDPSKTDSQCRSRPLDLVFIIDSSRSVRPGEFEKVKIFLADMVDTLDVGSDATRVAVVNYASTVKIEFLLKSHFNKPDMKKAISRIEPLAAGTMTGLAIKTAVNEAFTEESGARPRSRKITKVAIIVTDGRPQDQVEEVSAAARASGIEIYAVGVDRADMRSLQLMASIPLEDHVFYVETYGVIEKLTSKFRETLCGLDPCAMGHDCEHICVNSNASYYCKCRNDYILNADKKTCSLKQMKAVVVEDPCKCEARLAFQKQTQAAIQQLTAKLVDVSGRIERLENMVGRA